A region from the Microcoleus sp. FACHB-672 genome encodes:
- a CDS encoding flippase translates to MFAEKFLQMGLGLLVGVWVARYLGPDEFGLLNYAIAFVGLFSPIATLGLGQIVVRDLARDPSCKEETLGTAFVLKLLGGLLTLFLTVGTLGFLNPTDNRTFGLVAVAATGTVFLCFEVIDFWFQSQVQSKFTVWSTNSAYVIINAVKITLIQMRAPLIGFSWALTGEKILSAIALGITYQWRGHLLKAWRFSFRRAKELLKDSWPLILSGFVIMIYMRIDQVMLGQMRNSSEVGVYSAAVKISEMWYFIPGAIIQSVFPSIVKAKEVSEEVYYDRVQKLLNLMAVVSYAVAIPMTFLSGYIIEFLYGKEYVDASPPLAVLVWAGLFVSLGLARGPWLITEGLIRFSASTTAVGAVVNVVFNFLLIPTYGGLGAGIATVIAQAFAAYGANAFYPKTRVIFLRQTKALFLIDFIKNPKDLFNIKSKF, encoded by the coding sequence TTGTTTGCAGAAAAATTCTTACAAATGGGCCTGGGTTTGCTTGTAGGAGTTTGGGTCGCGCGTTATTTAGGGCCAGATGAATTTGGCCTCCTCAATTATGCAATCGCCTTTGTCGGGCTGTTTAGTCCAATTGCCACACTGGGGTTAGGTCAAATCGTAGTCCGCGACCTCGCTCGTGACCCATCTTGTAAAGAAGAAACCCTCGGAACTGCTTTTGTTCTCAAACTCCTCGGAGGTTTGCTCACATTATTTTTAACAGTAGGAACGCTTGGATTTTTAAACCCTACAGATAACAGAACCTTTGGGTTAGTAGCAGTTGCCGCAACAGGAACAGTTTTTCTCTGCTTTGAAGTGATCGATTTTTGGTTTCAATCGCAAGTTCAATCTAAATTTACCGTTTGGTCTACGAATTCAGCCTACGTGATCATCAACGCGGTCAAAATTACCTTGATTCAAATGCGAGCACCGTTAATTGGCTTTTCATGGGCGCTGACCGGAGAAAAAATCTTGTCAGCAATAGCACTAGGAATTACCTATCAGTGGAGAGGGCATCTATTAAAAGCGTGGCGATTCAGTTTCAGGCGGGCTAAGGAATTACTTAAAGATAGCTGGCCGCTGATTTTATCAGGGTTCGTCATTATGATTTATATGCGGATTGATCAGGTGATGTTGGGGCAAATGAGAAACTCAAGCGAGGTGGGAGTTTATTCAGCTGCCGTAAAAATTTCAGAAATGTGGTATTTTATTCCGGGCGCAATCATTCAATCTGTTTTCCCTTCTATTGTCAAAGCTAAAGAAGTTAGTGAAGAAGTATATTATGATCGGGTACAAAAACTTTTAAATTTAATGGCGGTGGTTTCTTACGCTGTAGCGATTCCCATGACTTTTTTATCCGGATACATTATAGAATTTCTTTATGGGAAAGAGTATGTTGATGCGTCTCCACCTTTAGCAGTTCTTGTTTGGGCTGGGTTATTTGTTTCTTTGGGCCTAGCACGAGGCCCCTGGTTAATTACAGAAGGTTTAATCAGATTTTCAGCTTCAACAACGGCTGTTGGAGCAGTGGTTAATGTAGTTTTCAATTTTCTGCTAATTCCTACCTATGGAGGGTTAGGAGCCGGCATTGCCACGGTAATTGCCCAAGCATTTGCAGCTTATGGAGCAAATGCTTTCTATCCAAAAACACGGGTAATTTTTCTAAGGCAGACTAAAGCACTTTTCTTAATTGACTTTATTAAAAATCCAAAAGATTTGTTTAATATAAAGTCAAAGTTCTAA
- a CDS encoding pentapeptide repeat-containing protein — MNEYELIKRYTAGERDFKGANLAEANLIGATLASVNLSGANLTEASLARTDLSRSSLLETKLNGAFLYGADMSFIKLKGSNLIEADLTKADLRGAQLANVDLTGAKLSGAILSWVSLYRANLAGVNLCGANLNSINLRSANLAGANLNWANLSGARLSGASLKGAQLNGVKLSRAFLNGLNLEGVNFSGLEMSEVKLNGAKLSGMNVAGADLTGAQLRLVSFENGNLKQADLHQSILKGGHFNGANLMKTDLREADLRNADLSGANLNLANLAGADLSGANLQGAYLWGAELDGANFEGADLRGASLRDAAITGANWRNAIFDGVLMPDGRLCA; from the coding sequence ATGAATGAATATGAACTGATCAAGCGTTACACCGCTGGCGAAAGAGATTTTAAGGGAGCCAACTTAGCAGAAGCCAATCTAATTGGGGCGACATTGGCAAGCGTCAACCTATCCGGCGCAAATCTAACAGAAGCCTCTCTGGCAAGAACAGATTTAAGTCGCTCCTCCCTGCTTGAAACTAAATTAAATGGAGCCTTTTTATACGGGGCCGATATGAGTTTTATCAAGCTGAAGGGAAGCAACCTCATAGAAGCAGACCTGACAAAAGCTGATCTCAGAGGGGCGCAACTCGCTAACGTGGATCTGACAGGCGCTAAACTCAGTGGAGCTATCCTCAGCTGGGTCAGTCTTTATCGCGCTAATTTGGCGGGAGTCAACCTGTGTGGAGCGAACCTCAACAGCATTAACCTGCGCTCAGCTAATCTAGCCGGCGCAAACCTGAACTGGGCAAACCTGAGTGGAGCGAGATTGAGCGGAGCATCCCTGAAAGGGGCACAGCTCAATGGAGTTAAACTGAGTCGGGCATTTCTGAATGGACTTAATCTCGAAGGCGTCAATTTTAGCGGGCTTGAGATGAGTGAGGTCAAACTCAACGGAGCCAAATTAAGCGGAATGAACGTTGCCGGTGCGGATTTAACCGGCGCTCAATTGCGCTTAGTTAGCTTTGAAAACGGCAATCTCAAACAGGCAGACTTGCATCAGAGTATCCTCAAAGGCGGTCACTTTAATGGGGCCAATTTGATGAAAACCGATTTACGGGAAGCAGACTTAAGGAATGCAGACCTGAGCGGGGCCAACTTGAACTTGGCCAACCTTGCTGGGGCCGATTTAAGTGGGGCCAACCTACAAGGTGCGTACCTCTGGGGCGCAGAGCTGGATGGGGCTAACTTTGAGGGGGCAGACCTCCGGGGAGCCAGTCTACGGGATGCGGCAATTACTGGCGCAAACTGGCGCAATGCGATCTTTGATGGAGTGTTAATGCCGGATGGCCGGCTTTGCGCTTAG
- a CDS encoding O-antigen ligase family protein, whose product MKDIIQEPFLLAIIIALGICYIFLFYNAFAKNSKLAANAEKIFAGLFLFTISGATGASISPFSKLHPSVMYNYNTTAVTITAQIAIYFIILFLLSSRLRYTLKDLINVIILILIKSPFISLFLLMVSLSGFWSDTPDIAIKASLAYLAASAVAVYVGKQYSWTELYRLFRWISFFGVIFSIYYAQFRPSIGRHLKGWSGILGHPNQFAFFMALTAVLWFLYAIYSPKQRRLSAVVILLALFSLQNANSGASKVLILVLLSLWFYLNFVKRLPVQWAFISVVLFMIVSTIFVVFISDNLESIVVGGLGKDLTLTGRTEFWPQIIEKINQRPLLGYGSASFWQPWRGLADPGGDIIVAKTQFKPPHSHNGFLDLALQLGWVGLSLFILSFFNNLAKAVTYLTRTKLPEAGLPLVFLTYTIMTNLTETGLFGATSVWFWYIVLTVRLTLDTNTKPQRENHRIREPASL is encoded by the coding sequence TCATCGCTTTAGGAATTTGTTATATCTTTCTGTTTTACAATGCATTCGCTAAAAATAGTAAGCTAGCAGCCAATGCTGAAAAAATTTTTGCCGGCCTTTTCCTTTTTACAATATCAGGAGCTACAGGGGCTAGTATCAGTCCTTTCAGTAAGCTGCATCCATCTGTAATGTATAATTACAATACAACTGCTGTAACAATTACAGCTCAGATAGCCATTTATTTTATTATACTTTTTCTTCTATCTTCCAGACTACGCTACACCCTAAAAGATCTCATAAATGTTATCATTCTTATTCTTATTAAATCTCCTTTTATAAGTCTGTTTCTTTTAATGGTCAGTTTGTCAGGTTTTTGGTCTGATACTCCTGACATAGCCATAAAAGCGAGCTTAGCTTATTTAGCCGCATCGGCTGTTGCAGTTTATGTCGGCAAACAATATAGCTGGACAGAACTTTATCGGTTGTTTCGCTGGATTAGCTTCTTCGGAGTGATATTCAGTATTTACTATGCCCAATTCAGACCTTCAATTGGAAGGCACCTCAAGGGTTGGAGCGGTATTTTAGGTCATCCAAACCAGTTTGCCTTCTTCATGGCTTTAACTGCCGTATTGTGGTTTTTGTACGCTATTTACTCGCCGAAACAGCGCCGACTGTCTGCTGTAGTTATTTTGCTTGCACTTTTTTCTTTACAAAATGCTAATAGTGGAGCCAGTAAAGTTTTAATACTTGTGCTATTAAGCTTGTGGTTTTACCTCAACTTTGTAAAAAGGCTGCCGGTGCAGTGGGCTTTTATTTCAGTTGTGCTTTTTATGATTGTCAGCACAATTTTTGTTGTTTTTATTTCAGACAACTTGGAGTCAATTGTTGTAGGGGGTTTAGGCAAGGATCTTACACTGACCGGACGCACAGAATTCTGGCCGCAGATCATCGAAAAAATTAACCAGCGTCCCTTGCTAGGCTATGGATCTGCAAGCTTTTGGCAACCTTGGCGAGGGCTAGCAGATCCAGGCGGTGACATCATTGTGGCTAAAACACAATTTAAGCCGCCCCACTCTCATAATGGCTTTTTAGACCTCGCCTTACAATTAGGATGGGTGGGATTGAGTTTATTTATTCTTTCGTTCTTTAATAATCTTGCTAAAGCAGTTACATATCTAACTCGGACTAAATTACCAGAAGCAGGATTACCACTTGTATTTTTGACCTATACGATTATGACAAACCTTACAGAAACAGGTCTTTTTGGAGCAACCAGTGTTTGGTTTTGGTATATAGTATTAACCGTTCGCTTAACTTTAGATACAAACACAAAACCCCAGAGAGAAAATCACAGAATCAGGGAACCGGCTTCGCTATAA
- a CDS encoding glycosyltransferase family 2 protein: MVDWQVKTPIALIIFNRPDTTEKVFEAIRQAQPSKLLVIADGPRPDRAGEAAKCANARAIIDRVDWNCQVLTNYSDINLGCKDRVSSGLDWVFNTVEEAIILEDDCLPHPTFFRFCDELLEKYRDDKRIMCVSGTSYQFGNKVTEDSYYFSRYPHIWGWATWRRAWQYYDIEMKLWPQLQEGDFLKDLLIETEAVNAWKSAFQVSYDNTVNNWGFRWTYACWVQNALSITPKENLVSNIGFGEDATHTANPNSKSANMSVEAMSFPLKHPSGFIRNWPADRVTQNVCYDYAPSVMKRVKRRIKKALKV; the protein is encoded by the coding sequence ATGGTTGATTGGCAAGTAAAAACTCCGATTGCCTTAATTATATTCAATCGGCCTGATACAACTGAAAAAGTGTTTGAGGCCATTCGTCAAGCACAACCGTCAAAGCTGTTGGTGATTGCTGATGGCCCTCGTCCTGACAGAGCCGGTGAAGCAGCAAAGTGCGCTAACGCGCGTGCGATTATTGACCGCGTTGATTGGAACTGCCAAGTTCTGACAAATTATTCTGACATCAATTTAGGGTGTAAAGATCGAGTCTCTAGCGGATTAGACTGGGTTTTTAACACGGTTGAAGAAGCAATTATCTTGGAAGATGACTGCTTACCTCACCCCACATTCTTTCGCTTTTGTGACGAGCTACTCGAAAAATATCGAGATGATAAGCGAATCATGTGCGTCAGTGGAACCAGTTATCAATTTGGCAATAAGGTTACTGAGGATAGCTACTATTTTTCTCGCTATCCTCACATCTGGGGATGGGCGACCTGGCGAAGGGCATGGCAATATTATGATATTGAAATGAAGCTCTGGCCACAACTTCAAGAGGGAGATTTTCTAAAGGATTTGCTTATAGAGACTGAAGCCGTTAACGCTTGGAAAAGTGCGTTTCAAGTTTCTTATGATAACACAGTGAATAATTGGGGCTTTAGATGGACATATGCCTGTTGGGTTCAAAATGCCCTGAGTATCACTCCTAAGGAAAATTTAGTTTCAAACATTGGCTTTGGTGAAGACGCAACTCATACTGCTAACCCCAACAGTAAAAGTGCTAATATGTCGGTTGAAGCGATGAGTTTTCCTCTAAAACATCCAAGCGGGTTTATTCGCAATTGGCCGGCTGATCGAGTCACTCAAAATGTTTGTTATGATTACGCTCCAAGCGTAATGAAGCGAGTTAAGAGAAGAATTAAGAAAGCCTTAAAGGTTTAA
- a CDS encoding DUF2945 domain-containing protein: protein MTEEFKKGDRVEWKTSQGKTTGQVKKKLTSPTDIKGHHVAASKENPEYLVESEKTGKEAAHKPDALEKVDE from the coding sequence TTGACAGAGGAATTCAAAAAAGGCGACCGCGTTGAGTGGAAAACCTCACAAGGCAAAACAACCGGCCAGGTCAAGAAAAAGCTCACCTCACCCACAGATATTAAAGGGCATCACGTCGCCGCCTCAAAAGAAAATCCAGAGTACCTTGTTGAGAGCGAAAAAACCGGCAAAGAAGCCGCCCACAAGCCTGACGCCCTTGAAAAGGTAGATGAGTAA
- a CDS encoding NAD-dependent epimerase/dehydratase family protein — protein MKKILVTGGAGFIGSALISELQKLSYEISVIDNLSFGNRDFIKIPDTHFYNLDILNSEQVRKTILEIDPAWIIHLAAIHFIPYCNQYPFESSNVNTKGTINILKAAKELKNLEKIFFASTAAVYPICDHAIPETQPLQPMDVYGLSKLVGEHLMNEFYLQTSVPTIICRFFNAFGPNETNPHLIPEIQQQINSGLRKIKLGNLEPKRDFIHTYDMAKAVILLLKNFAKEIDIFNLGRGIEYSVVDVVKAFERQIGEEILIEVEPTRVRKVERMHLLADISKLKSLTGWEPTISLDEGIKTLVNL, from the coding sequence ATGAAGAAAATTCTAGTGACCGGAGGAGCAGGTTTTATTGGCTCTGCTCTAATTTCTGAGCTGCAAAAACTGAGCTATGAAATCTCTGTAATTGACAATTTGTCTTTTGGAAATAGAGATTTCATAAAAATTCCAGATACCCATTTTTATAATTTGGATATCTTAAATTCAGAGCAAGTAAGAAAGACTATTCTGGAAATCGATCCCGCTTGGATTATACATCTTGCAGCTATTCACTTTATCCCTTACTGCAACCAGTATCCTTTTGAATCTAGCAATGTCAACACAAAAGGAACGATCAATATTTTAAAGGCAGCCAAAGAACTTAAAAACTTAGAAAAGATATTTTTTGCTTCTACGGCAGCAGTTTATCCGATCTGCGACCATGCGATACCTGAAACCCAACCGCTTCAACCAATGGATGTTTATGGGTTATCGAAGTTGGTTGGGGAGCATTTAATGAATGAGTTTTATTTGCAGACCTCTGTTCCTACGATCATTTGTCGCTTCTTCAATGCTTTCGGCCCTAATGAAACAAACCCACACTTAATTCCTGAAATTCAACAGCAAATTAATTCAGGACTCAGAAAAATTAAGTTAGGAAACTTGGAACCGAAGAGAGATTTCATTCACACGTATGATATGGCAAAAGCAGTAATTTTACTCTTAAAAAATTTTGCCAAGGAAATAGATATTTTCAATTTGGGTAGGGGCATTGAGTATTCAGTTGTCGATGTTGTTAAAGCTTTTGAGCGCCAAATTGGAGAAGAAATCTTGATTGAGGTAGAGCCGACACGAGTCAGGAAAGTAGAAAGAATGCATTTGCTTGCAGACATTTCTAAATTAAAATCCTTGACCGGCTGGGAACCAACAATCAGTCTTGATGAAGGGATCAAAACCTTAGTCAACTTGTAG
- a CDS encoding class I SAM-dependent methyltransferase, with translation MMNEKALTWEEAVQWLKSQPGQKELIEACYYDLPLIGAAKRFAESEEWLAVCELLSGWIPGRVLDLGAGNGIASYAFASAGCAVTALEPDPSNIVGAGAIKQLSQEANLPINVVESFGEKLPFENASFDIVHCRQVLHHAADLNQLCRELARVLRPGGVLIATREHVISKSEDLDAFLTSHPLHELYGGENAFLLKQYRQAISDAGFTIKNVYGPQESVINYFPTTKGKNQERITAVLQKYAGKSVAKALASQESFIALVNRFRTWRDHSPGRLYTFVAVKPQA, from the coding sequence ATGATGAATGAAAAAGCTTTAACTTGGGAAGAGGCAGTTCAATGGTTGAAATCTCAGCCTGGTCAAAAAGAACTGATCGAGGCTTGTTATTACGATCTACCTTTGATAGGAGCCGCTAAGCGGTTTGCTGAAAGTGAGGAATGGCTAGCTGTTTGTGAACTTTTGTCAGGTTGGATACCTGGGAGAGTTTTGGATCTCGGAGCTGGCAATGGAATTGCCAGTTATGCCTTTGCCAGTGCAGGGTGTGCGGTAACAGCCTTAGAGCCTGATCCGAGTAATATTGTGGGAGCCGGCGCAATCAAACAACTGTCTCAAGAAGCCAATCTTCCGATTAATGTTGTGGAATCTTTTGGGGAAAAATTACCATTTGAAAATGCGAGTTTCGATATTGTACATTGTCGCCAGGTTTTACACCACGCAGCGGATCTCAATCAATTATGTCGGGAACTCGCGAGAGTTTTACGTCCGGGTGGCGTGCTGATTGCTACGCGGGAACACGTCATTTCTAAGTCAGAAGATTTAGATGCTTTTCTCACCTCGCATCCGCTTCATGAACTCTATGGCGGTGAAAACGCATTTTTGCTCAAACAGTACCGTCAGGCTATAAGCGATGCCGGCTTTACCATTAAAAATGTTTATGGCCCTCAAGAGTCTGTGATTAATTATTTCCCAACAACAAAAGGGAAGAATCAAGAAAGAATTACTGCTGTATTGCAGAAATATGCCGGTAAATCTGTTGCTAAAGCCTTAGCTTCCCAAGAAAGTTTTATCGCTTTAGTTAATCGCTTTCGCACTTGGCGCGATCACTCGCCCGGTCGTCTTTACACGTTCGTCGCTGTTAAACCTCAAGCCTAA
- a CDS encoding glycosyltransferase has translation MHICLNMLGDSGWIGGALYIQNLARAIASLPKEEKDQIKLSVGVYSSNLELAEPMRPYVDQIYARNVFDRRYLKICKGLAERFSFIPLQMLNPQKVDFVYPELAGARAPYRWGAWIPDFQHYHLPQLFSQEEIADRDIKHKKMAEVAPVVILSSQMAQNDFKHLYPDAAARSAVMTFASFLEPEWLQGDPKQIQAKYELPDQFFLVSNQFWKHKDHTVIIEALGLLKQQGIKPIVACTGSLQDRRNPEYSNQLLARIKELDLNDQFRTLGLIPRIDQIQLMRRSLAVIQPSLFEGWSTVVEDSRTLGKPMLISDFPVHIEQNPPYSHFFERGNAEQLADLISLAWSTFKPGPDLDRENIAKQENKERVAAYGRRFLEIVRSAL, from the coding sequence ATGCACATTTGTTTAAATATGTTGGGTGACTCTGGGTGGATAGGAGGAGCGCTCTACATTCAAAATTTAGCTCGCGCAATTGCCAGTTTACCAAAAGAGGAAAAAGACCAAATTAAATTAAGCGTAGGTGTTTACTCATCTAACTTAGAATTAGCTGAGCCGATGCGTCCTTACGTTGACCAAATTTATGCCAGAAATGTTTTTGACCGGCGATACCTTAAAATTTGTAAAGGTTTAGCTGAGCGCTTTTCCTTCATTCCGCTACAGATGCTCAACCCTCAAAAGGTTGATTTTGTTTACCCAGAACTTGCCGGCGCACGTGCTCCCTATCGCTGGGGTGCCTGGATTCCTGACTTTCAGCACTATCATCTCCCCCAGCTTTTCTCCCAAGAAGAAATTGCTGATCGCGACATCAAGCATAAAAAAATGGCTGAAGTTGCTCCTGTTGTCATCCTCAGCAGTCAGATGGCGCAGAACGACTTCAAGCATCTTTATCCAGACGCTGCCGCCCGTAGTGCAGTGATGACCTTTGCGAGTTTCTTAGAACCAGAATGGCTTCAGGGAGATCCCAAACAAATCCAAGCAAAATACGAACTGCCGGATCAATTCTTTTTGGTAAGCAATCAGTTTTGGAAACACAAAGATCATACCGTAATCATTGAAGCATTAGGCTTACTTAAACAGCAGGGAATTAAGCCAATTGTTGCTTGCACCGGCAGCCTACAAGATCGTCGCAATCCTGAATATTCTAACCAACTCCTCGCCCGTATCAAAGAATTAGACCTTAACGATCAATTTCGCACATTAGGGCTGATTCCTCGAATTGATCAAATTCAACTAATGCGGAGAAGTCTAGCCGTCATTCAACCTTCTTTATTTGAAGGGTGGAGTACGGTGGTAGAAGACTCCCGGACGCTCGGAAAACCCATGTTGATTTCTGATTTTCCGGTACACATCGAGCAAAACCCGCCTTACTCTCACTTCTTTGAGCGCGGTAATGCTGAACAACTCGCAGATCTGATATCTCTTGCGTGGTCTACTTTTAAACCAGGCCCAGATCTAGACAGAGAAAATATCGCGAAACAAGAGAATAAAGAACGCGTAGCAGCTTACGGGCGGCGCTTTCTAGAGATAGTTCGGAGCGCTCTCTAA
- a CDS encoding pentapeptide repeat-containing protein: protein MQVEELLSQYAAGERDFREANLIGVNLERANLAGANLSGAYLSAANLSRAILTGTNLSGAFLNRADLSFARVNEARLTEADLTKANLKGAYLVKSLLNEAKLSGAILSGVNLSLSNLCGVNLCGADLRGINLRSANLREANLNWANLSGARLSGAQLRGVLLNGVNLRGAYLNGVDLNGVDLDGVNLSDTKLSGANLSGANLSATNLTSAQLRVTLLSRTNLHAANLHKASLTKADLCEANLSKADLSEANLSEADLTGANLNKASLHNADLSWASLREAYLWGANLNVAGMRGTDLSGASLRGAYLESVDWQEAILTGATMPDGTIHE from the coding sequence ATGCAAGTTGAAGAATTATTAAGCCAATACGCAGCCGGGGAAAGAGATTTTAGAGAGGCGAATCTGATTGGGGTCAACTTAGAGAGAGCAAACTTGGCAGGAGCAAACTTGTCAGGGGCGTACTTATCCGCCGCTAACCTCAGTCGGGCAATTCTTACAGGAACAAACTTGTCAGGTGCTTTCCTAAATCGGGCAGATTTGAGTTTTGCCAGGGTGAATGAGGCAAGACTCACAGAGGCGGACTTAACAAAAGCTAATTTGAAGGGCGCTTATTTAGTTAAGTCGCTGCTGAATGAAGCAAAACTGAGTGGGGCAATTCTTTCTGGAGTGAACTTAAGTTTATCTAACTTGTGTGGCGTAAATTTATGTGGGGCAGACTTGCGGGGAATTAATTTACGTTCTGCCAATTTAAGGGAAGCCAATTTAAATTGGGCGAACCTGAGTGGGGCGAGATTGAGCGGTGCTCAGTTGCGTGGGGTGTTATTAAATGGCGTAAATTTAAGGGGCGCTTATCTGAATGGCGTAGATTTGAATGGCGTAGATTTGGATGGAGTGAATTTAAGTGACACAAAACTCAGTGGCGCGAATCTCAGCGGAGCAAATTTATCGGCAACAAACTTAACTTCAGCTCAGTTACGTGTAACACTTTTATCTCGCACAAATTTACACGCCGCAAATCTGCATAAAGCTTCTCTCACGAAAGCGGATTTATGTGAAGCAAACTTGAGTAAAGCAGATTTAAGTGAGGCAAATTTAAGTGAAGCAGACTTGACTGGCGCAAATTTAAATAAGGCAAGCCTGCATAATGCAGATTTGAGCTGGGCGAGTTTGCGCGAAGCTTATTTGTGGGGGGCAAATTTGAATGTTGCGGGAATGCGTGGGACAGATTTGAGTGGCGCTAGCCTGCGGGGGGCGTATTTAGAATCAGTTGATTGGCAGGAGGCAATTTTAACCGGCGCAACAATGCCGGATGGCACAATTCATGAGTAG